The following nucleotide sequence is from Pseudarthrobacter psychrotolerans.
CGGCATCGCAGGCGCGTACGTCACGCCCGAGTGACGGTCAGGTCTTAGTTAGGCCCACTCCAGTGGGGCCACGCGGAGCCAGCCACTGCCCGGTGCGCCCCCGTCACAGCCGCTGTGACGGGGGCGCACCCTGCAGACTGGACATTGTCAGTCTCATCTCCCCTAGCGTCGACCGTCCGCGTAGACGCCCAGTACCCAGCTGTGTCTTTCACCTGCTTGCCGGCCAGGTGCCCAGCCCCTGCGCCTGGCCCAACTCCCTGCTCGAGTGGGGACGCAGTACACCTGATACCTCAGGACGGAAACGGGAGGGGGTGCCCGCGCAAATCCAACATTATCGATGAGGACCACAAATGAAACGACGTTCCAGACTGTCCCCCGCCAGCCGGGAACCCTGATGGCACGCCGGAAGAGAGTCTCCTGGAAGCATCTCCCCTACGGAGAGCAAGTTGACGTCGTAGAAGGAGGCCAGCTTCTGGGCCCCGGAACCGTTGACGCCACCACGCCTGACGGCTCAATAGTATGGGTAGTCATACACGGCGTCGGCGGGCGGCGAATGCTGCACCAGAACGACGACATGCAGCTGGAAATCATCAAGCCCCTCGACAGCGCCGCCGAACTGAGGACGTCTCCCGCTCGACGCAAGGGATAACGGGTGCTAAGACATCCGTATTGCCCTTGCAATGTCCAGCGCTGACACGGAGTCATCCAACGGCCGCGAGACCAGAGGGGCCGCGAATCAGTCCTCGGTCGGCAACGCCGATGTGACTTCTGATAGTGGCCGGAGGTGCAGCTTCAGAAGTTTCAGGCTGGATGTAGCGTCATGGTTGGCGATGGCGTCGACAATGGCGCGGTGTTGCTTGTTGATGGTCTCAACTCTTTCCGGGCGTGCAGTGAGCGCCCGGACGGCCACCCGCTGTTGTCGGGACCGCAACGTGTCATAGACCTCCAGCAGGACGGTGTTGCCAGCCTCCGCAACCATTGCCCTGTGAAACCTCCGATCCAGGAACGAGACCGTGAACCAGTCCCGGGCCTCGCCTGCTGCTTCCATCTGATCCAGGAGCGTGAGCATCTCGCCTGGGACCGGACGTTTCAAGGAGCAAATGACGCTGAGTGCATGGCCTTCTATGAGCAGCCGGGTCTGGTAAACCTCCTCCAGTTCACGCGAAGTGACCGTTCGCACCTGAGCGCCCTTGCGGGGCAATAAGGTAATGAACCGCTCCGCAGAGAGCTGGTGAAAGGCTTCACGCACCGGAGTGCGTGAGACACCAACCGCTTCGGACACCCACTGCTCATCCAAAAACCGGCCGGCTTCAATGCTTCCGCGGATGATTTCATCGCGAAGCCACTCATATACACGAACTCTTGCCGGGCCCCCATTGCTCAGCACGGCCGGAGGCGGCGGCACTATTGCAGTCATCCCCTTACCTTCCCTAGCTTGATGTACTAAAGACCAGTATATGGCACCGAAATATTCCATGCACTCCTCGCGTATCCCTTGTGTATACATGGCGCATATGCTTTGATATTGGTAGATCCTGTGGCGCAGACCACAGTCGTCGCAACACACTGAGGAGACCCAATGGACCACCGCAACCCGGCGAATCGACAGTTCGCCGCCTGGCTTTCTGACCCAAGTTTTGCTGCAGCGGAAATAGCGCGCAGCATCGGCTACGGGGCGGTGGTTCTGGACATTGAACACGGCGCTTTCGATCTTGCCGATTTGGAGCGCTTTGTTCCGTTCCTTAAGTCACTGGACATGGAAGTTATCGCCAAGGTTCTGGGCCCTGAGCGAGGCCCAATCCAGCAGGCACTCGACTTTGGCGCTGACGCAGTCGTCATCCCGCATGTTGAGAATCTCGCTCACGCCCGCACCGTGACGGCTTTTGCAAAATTCCCTCCGCTCGGAGACCGCAGTTTCGCAGGTGGCCGGACCAGCTCCTACGGCGGTTTCACCGACGCGTGGGTGACCCAGCAGGATACGCAGACCCGTTGCTATCCGATGATCGAAGACGCCGGTGCCCTGGAGGACGTGGAAGCCATCCTTTCCCTCGACACGGTCGACGGCGTTTTTGTTGGCCCTTCTGACCTGTCCTTGCGTCGGGGTCGGGGAGCCTATTCGCGCACAGAGGACGATTTCGCTGACCTGGAGCGGGTCGCCAAGGCCGCGGCCGCAGCCGGCAAGGCCTGGGTCCTGCCTGCATGGAGCATTGAAGAAAAGGAATTCGCCCTCCGCAACGGCGCAGACCAGCTCGCGCTGACAATGCAGCACGGTGCCCTCCTGGCCGGTTTCTCAGCTCCCTACGAGCAGGCGAGAACTTTGGCTGAATCGGTCCTCTCCCAGGCCTCTGCCTAGGCACGGAACCGGCCTGGTCCTGCTTTCACTCAGTTCGTACCTATCTCATCAAAAGGATTTCTCATGGTCAGCGTTGGAATAGCCCAGTTCGCTCCCGGCCTGGATAAGCAGCAGAACGAAAAAACCATTGCAGAACTCGTCCGGCAAGGTGCACAACTGGGCGCCCGGCTGGTCGTACTCCCCGAGTACGCAATGTTCACCGCACCGTCGATGGACGGAAGCTTCCTGGAGACGGCGGAACCCCTGTCAGGGCTCTTCGTCACCGGACTGTCTGCTCTTGCCCGCGAATTGTCCATCTTCATTGTCGCGGGAATCAATGAGGAACTTGAAGGCGGAGAGCAGATCTCCAATACCCTCGTCGCGGTCGGACCACAGGGTGATGTGGTCGGGGTCTACCGGAAACTGCATCTTTACGATGCCTTCGGGTACAAGGAATCCGAACTGGTGCGCCCCGGCAAGGTGGAAGCACCGGAGACCTTCGAAGTCGACGGCCTCACCTTCGGAATGCAGACCTGTTATGACCTTCGGTTCCCCGAGGTAACCCGCCGGATCGTCGATGCCGGCGCCCAGGTCCTCCTCCTTCCGGCTGAATGGGTCCCGGGCCCACTGAAAGAAGATCATTGGACCACGCTGCTGCGGGCCAGGGCGATAGAAAACACCATCTACGTCGCGGCTGCAGACCAGTGTGCTCCCACGGGAGCAGGCAACAGCATGATCGTTGACCCCATGGGCGTGGTGCTCGCATCCTTGGGCGAACAGGCAGCAGTCGCGGTGGCCGAACTCTCCGAAGAACGTCTGCGGGCAGTGCGGCTGAAAAACCCGGCGCTGGAACTGCGCCGGTTCACAGTCGCAGCCAACGACTAAGACCCCCACCCTCGCCCCTCATCGACATCACAAAACCAGCGCGACCCCGACCCGAACCGGACGCCGTCCCTTTCGAAAGTATCCAGCATCATCCGGAGGCATACATTGTTTGGAAAAAAGTTTGTAGGGCAGGCCACGGCCGGCCACGGAACCAGGCGCCTTTCAAAGGCAACGACCTTGACGGCACTGGCCGCAGCCAGCGTGCTGGCACTGAGTGCGTGCGGGGGCGGCGGCACTGAAGCCGGCGGTAGTGGATCGGAAACGCTCCGCTTCGGAATTTCAAACGAGCCGGCTAACTTGATCACCGGTGTTGACCAGGGGACCGTCGGTAACACCATGATGACCCTGATCCACCGCGGTCTCATGTCTTATGACAAGGAAGGCAAAGTCATTGCAGGCCTAGCCGAGTCAGTTGAAATGACGGACCCCACGACGTACACGTTCAAACTGCGCCCGGACCTTACCTTCCACGACGGCTCCCCGATTACGGCCAACAACGTGAAGGCATCGCTTGAGTACTACGCGAACAAGGCGAACGGCTCCACGCTGTACGTAGGGCTGCAAGACATCAAGAACGTCGAGGTCAAGGACGACCATTCCGGCGTCATCCACTTAGCGGGCCCCAACTCGGCATTCCTCGAATACTTGGCTATTCCTACTGCTGCCATCGTGCCGGACAAGTCCCTCGCCAAGGATGTCCCGAACCAGATCGGTGCCGGACCCTTCGTCCTTGAAGAACACAACCGCGGTGTCGATCTCGTGCTGAAAAAGTTCGATAATTACTACGGAGCCGACGACGTTAAGCTTCCCGGTATCGACATGTCCTTTTACAGTGACGGTTCGGCCCGCACCAACGCCCTTCTGGGCGGGGACGTTGACATTATCGACTACGTTCCGTGGCCCGACTACGACCGTGTCTCCGGAACGTCCGGCATGACTCTCGACGCCCAATCCGGGCCCC
It contains:
- a CDS encoding GntR family transcriptional regulator, which produces MYTQGIREECMEYFGAIYWSLVHQAREGKGMTAIVPPPPAVLSNGGPARVRVYEWLRDEIIRGSIEAGRFLDEQWVSEAVGVSRTPVREAFHQLSAERFITLLPRKGAQVRTVTSRELEEVYQTRLLIEGHALSVICSLKRPVPGEMLTLLDQMEAAGEARDWFTVSFLDRRFHRAMVAEAGNTVLLEVYDTLRSRQQRVAVRALTARPERVETINKQHRAIVDAIANHDATSSLKLLKLHLRPLSEVTSALPTED
- a CDS encoding aldolase/citrate lyase family protein, whose amino-acid sequence is MDHRNPANRQFAAWLSDPSFAAAEIARSIGYGAVVLDIEHGAFDLADLERFVPFLKSLDMEVIAKVLGPERGPIQQALDFGADAVVIPHVENLAHARTVTAFAKFPPLGDRSFAGGRTSSYGGFTDAWVTQQDTQTRCYPMIEDAGALEDVEAILSLDTVDGVFVGPSDLSLRRGRGAYSRTEDDFADLERVAKAAAAAGKAWVLPAWSIEEKEFALRNGADQLALTMQHGALLAGFSAPYEQARTLAESVLSQASA
- a CDS encoding carbon-nitrogen hydrolase family protein: MVSVGIAQFAPGLDKQQNEKTIAELVRQGAQLGARLVVLPEYAMFTAPSMDGSFLETAEPLSGLFVTGLSALARELSIFIVAGINEELEGGEQISNTLVAVGPQGDVVGVYRKLHLYDAFGYKESELVRPGKVEAPETFEVDGLTFGMQTCYDLRFPEVTRRIVDAGAQVLLLPAEWVPGPLKEDHWTTLLRARAIENTIYVAAADQCAPTGAGNSMIVDPMGVVLASLGEQAAVAVAELSEERLRAVRLKNPALELRRFTVAAND
- a CDS encoding ABC transporter substrate-binding protein, which codes for MTALAAASVLALSACGGGGTEAGGSGSETLRFGISNEPANLITGVDQGTVGNTMMTLIHRGLMSYDKEGKVIAGLAESVEMTDPTTYTFKLRPDLTFHDGSPITANNVKASLEYYANKANGSTLYVGLQDIKNVEVKDDHSGVIHLAGPNSAFLEYLAIPTAAIVPDKSLAKDVPNQIGAGPFVLEEHNRGVDLVLKKFDNYYGADDVKLPGIDMSFYSDGSARTNALLGGDVDIIDYVPWPDYDRVSGTSGMTLDAQSGPLQFIQFNVTKGPFADAKVRQAVAYALNRENAIEAAFQGHGKPLTGVTIPEDNPAYDPANTGLFSHDVSKAKDLLAEAGYPDGFEAKMLTTSQYSFLQDTALSAQADLAAIGIKVTLDAPDWSTRVAKGNSGDYDLAVAGGAGIVADPTYIKGLVSGPNSFLRSFGYDNPALNAKLDEGLRATDDQAKKAAYNEALKIMQADVPYAPINTREQAFAYNSKVKGFKSLPGFLSFYSGYTFADTSLSK